In one window of Janthinobacterium sp. 1_2014MBL_MicDiv DNA:
- a CDS encoding RtcB family protein: MKNEEYEVLHTEGSRPVKMWTRGVPVEEAAKKQLRNTATLPFIYKHIAVMPDVHLGKGSTIGSVIPTLGAVIPAAVGVDIGCGMMAAKTTLTANDLPDNLGPLRSAIERAIPHGMSPKTRGYRGRDEGSWQNPPSVVDAAWLQLKDEFDAICLKTPKLKNTNNYRHLGTLGSGNHFVEVCLDEQGAVWFMLHSGSRGVGNAIGTHFIELAKQDMRTHFINLPDQDLAYLAEGTQHYDDYVEAVGWAQRFARNNREVMMQNLIAAVRTVIHKPFQTHVEAVNCHHNYVQKEHHFGKDVLVTRKGAVSARAGELGIIPGSMGAKSFIVRGKGNAESFHSCSHGAGRTMSRTEAKRRFSLDDQIRATQGVECRKDENVIDEIPMAYKDIDAVMLAQRELVDVVHILKQVVCVKG; encoded by the coding sequence ATGAAGAATGAAGAATACGAAGTCCTGCATACCGAAGGCAGCCGTCCCGTCAAAATGTGGACGCGTGGCGTGCCTGTCGAAGAAGCGGCTAAAAAACAATTGCGCAATACGGCGACCTTGCCATTCATTTACAAGCACATCGCCGTCATGCCGGACGTCCACCTGGGTAAAGGATCGACCATCGGCAGCGTGATTCCCACCCTCGGCGCCGTGATTCCGGCGGCCGTCGGCGTGGATATCGGTTGCGGCATGATGGCGGCGAAGACTACGCTGACGGCGAATGACTTGCCCGATAATCTTGGGCCGCTGCGCAGCGCCATCGAGCGCGCCATTCCGCACGGGATGTCGCCGAAGACGCGCGGCTACCGTGGCCGCGACGAAGGTTCGTGGCAGAACCCGCCATCGGTGGTCGACGCCGCCTGGCTGCAGCTGAAAGACGAATTCGATGCCATCTGCCTGAAAACGCCAAAGCTGAAAAATACGAATAACTACCGCCACCTGGGTACCCTGGGCAGCGGTAACCACTTCGTCGAAGTGTGCCTCGACGAGCAGGGAGCCGTGTGGTTCATGCTGCATTCGGGTTCGCGTGGTGTGGGCAATGCCATCGGCACCCATTTCATCGAACTGGCCAAGCAAGATATGCGCACCCATTTCATCAACCTGCCCGACCAGGACCTGGCCTACCTGGCAGAGGGAACGCAGCATTACGACGATTATGTGGAGGCGGTGGGCTGGGCCCAGCGTTTCGCGCGCAATAACCGTGAAGTGATGATGCAGAACTTGATCGCGGCCGTGCGCACGGTCATCCATAAACCGTTCCAGACGCATGTGGAGGCCGTCAATTGCCACCATAACTATGTGCAGAAGGAGCACCACTTCGGCAAGGATGTGCTGGTCACGCGCAAGGGTGCCGTATCGGCCCGCGCGGGGGAACTGGGGATCATTCCCGGGTCCATGGGCGCGAAGAGCTTTATCGTGCGCGGCAAAGGCAACGCGGAGAGCTTCCATAGCTGCAGCCACGGTGCGGGACGCACGATGAGCCGCACGGAAGCGAAGCGGCGCTTCAGCCTCGACGACCAGATCCGCGCTACGCAAGGCGTCGAATGTCGCAAGGATGAGAACGTGATCGACGAGATCCCGATGGCCTACAAGGATATCGATGCGGTGATGCTGGCGCAGCGCGAGCTGGTCGATGTCGTGCATA
- a CDS encoding vWA domain-containing protein, with translation MANAQLFKSMQQSQPLPAALARNAEGTPAYALTPRHQLAQYAATGCLNATFYASAEAQLATVLELCKAVEPSFIAQTAVYCRERGYMKDMPALLVAVLAGQGAAEFAPAFQRVINNGKMLRNFVQIMRSGAVGRKSLGSRPKKLVQAWLNSASEQALLAAAVGNSPSLADVVKMVHPKPKDAWRAAFFAWLIGREYIAADLPPVLAAFETYKLDPAQTIPDVPFQMLTALPLGAQDWAQIARQGGWQMVRMNLNTFARHGVYAIEGMPELIAARLRDPASIAQARVFPYQLMSAYMAAGENVPTVIRDALEQALETSLLNVPRIAGKVVVCPDVSGSMSSPVSGFRGSATSNVRCIDVAALVAAAMLRKNPDAMVLPFEHSVVTCRLDAHDSVMENAARLAAIGGGGTSCSAPLLRMNSKQELADLVIYVSDNESWIDAKRSGATATLGQWNVFKQRNPQARLVCIDISPHATTQAMEREDILNIGGFSDDVFKIIAAFAAGQLDPEHWVGEIAAIDIAAGC, from the coding sequence ATGGCCAACGCCCAGTTATTCAAGAGCATGCAACAATCGCAGCCGCTGCCTGCGGCCCTGGCGCGCAATGCCGAAGGTACACCAGCCTATGCACTGACGCCCCGGCATCAGCTGGCGCAATATGCGGCCACCGGCTGCCTGAACGCGACGTTTTATGCCAGCGCCGAGGCGCAGCTGGCGACGGTGCTGGAACTGTGCAAGGCCGTCGAGCCGTCCTTCATTGCGCAAACGGCCGTGTACTGCCGCGAGCGGGGGTATATGAAGGATATGCCTGCCTTGCTGGTGGCCGTGCTGGCTGGCCAGGGCGCCGCGGAATTTGCGCCGGCCTTCCAGCGCGTGATCAACAACGGCAAAATGCTGCGCAACTTCGTGCAGATCATGCGCTCGGGCGCCGTTGGCCGCAAGTCGCTGGGATCGCGTCCGAAAAAGCTGGTGCAGGCATGGTTGAATAGCGCCTCGGAACAGGCCCTGCTGGCCGCCGCCGTGGGCAACAGCCCTTCGCTGGCCGACGTCGTGAAGATGGTGCATCCGAAACCGAAGGACGCCTGGCGCGCGGCATTCTTTGCCTGGCTGATCGGCAGGGAATACATCGCCGCAGACTTGCCGCCGGTATTAGCAGCATTCGAGACATACAAGCTTGATCCGGCACAAACGATACCGGACGTGCCGTTCCAGATGCTGACGGCGCTGCCCTTGGGGGCGCAGGACTGGGCGCAGATCGCCCGCCAGGGCGGCTGGCAGATGGTGCGCATGAACTTGAACACCTTTGCGCGCCATGGCGTGTACGCAATTGAAGGCATGCCGGAGCTGATCGCGGCCAGGCTGCGCGATCCGGCATCGATTGCACAAGCGCGGGTGTTTCCATACCAGCTGATGTCGGCGTACATGGCGGCTGGCGAGAACGTGCCAACGGTCATCCGCGATGCGCTGGAGCAGGCGCTGGAAACGTCGCTGCTGAACGTGCCGCGGATCGCCGGCAAGGTGGTGGTGTGCCCCGATGTTTCCGGCTCGATGTCGTCGCCCGTCAGCGGTTTTCGCGGTAGCGCCACCTCGAACGTGCGCTGCATCGACGTGGCGGCGCTGGTGGCGGCGGCCATGCTGCGCAAGAATCCGGACGCCATGGTGCTGCCGTTCGAGCACAGCGTGGTGACGTGCCGGCTCGATGCGCACGATAGCGTGATGGAGAATGCGGCCAGGCTGGCGGCTATCGGTGGCGGCGGCACCAGTTGCAGCGCGCCGCTGCTGCGCATGAACAGCAAGCAGGAGCTGGCCGACCTGGTGATTTATGTGTCCGATAACGAATCCTGGATCGACGCCAAACGCAGCGGCGCCACGGCGACGCTGGGACAGTGGAATGTCTTCAAGCAGCGCAATCCGCAGGCCAGGCTGGTGTGCATCGATATTTCGCCGCACGCCACGACGCAGGCGATGGAGCGTGAAGATATTCTGAATATCGGCGGTTTTTCCGACGATGTCTTCAAGATCATCGCCGCCTTTGCCGCCGGCCAGCTGGATCCAGAGCACTGGGTGGGAGAAATCGCCGCCATCGATATCGCTGCAGGTTGTTGA